The proteins below are encoded in one region of Oxyura jamaicensis isolate SHBP4307 breed ruddy duck chromosome 22, BPBGC_Ojam_1.0, whole genome shotgun sequence:
- the DOK2 gene encoding docking protein 2: MEEAVVKQGALYLQQQQTFGKKWKKFWGVLYRESSCSTARLELFEGSAPPAGDKLRRSEGSRRLVKLRDCVHVAEASGDAGCPKDTVPFLLETTDKRYLLAAESSETAGWVLRLCELAFPRSREEQAAGKDGQQGSLGADGEFSMEENSLYSSRDKAGLEKEFEVTVRATESAERCRLWGRFVLRAGEEALELRDFQTRDILYSWPYRFLRRFGRDKVTFSFEAGRRCASGEGNFEFETRQGNEIFQVIESAIEAQRGRGTEEPRWGGPGDDGPRPRAQGKVPNWTQGHEEPGSEPHGGGGTAKCLYTEPCSSLYRAAPSGTGKAPEKGRRQDAPAKAVAESEYAVPFDTIAKSLMGRQLGGLLRGPEEAPDPLYDSIHEAGAQPPLPRTSAPKPEHIYDEPEGLCAHTVYDEPEEVKGEAWRLQAAPEEPSGHEYPYNPQRDDYAVPKRAVPLRQPFVAQGKEWLGDTEYDNVVLKFTKKRNLQ, encoded by the exons ATGGAGGAGGCGGTGGTGAAGCAGGGCGCGCTctacctgcagcagcagcagacgtTCGGGAAG aaatggaagaaattctgGGGCGTTTTATACCGGGAAAGCTCCTGCTCCACCGCCCGCCTGGAGCTCTTCGAGGGCTCGGCGCCGCCGGCGGGTGACAAGCTGCGGAGGAGCGAGGGCAGCAGGCGGCTGGTGAAGCTGAGGGACTGCGTGCACGTGGCGGAGGCGAGCGGCGATGCCGGCTGCCCCAAGGACACCGTCCCCTTCCTGCTGGAGACCACCGACAAGCGTTacctgctggctgctgagaGCTCCGAGACGGCCGGCTGGGTGCTGAGGCTCTGCGAGCTCGCCTTCCCG aggagcagggaggagcaggcagcGGGGAAGGACGGGCAGCAGGGCTCGCTGGGCGCCGACGGCGAGTTCTCCATGGAGGAAAACTCCCTGTACAGCTCCCGGGACAAAG ctggCTTGGAGAAGGAGTTCGAGGTGACGGTGCGGGCCACCGAGTCCGCTGAGCGCTGCCGCCTCTGGGGCCGGTTCGTCCTGCGAGCGGGCGAGGAAGCCCTGGAGCTGCGGGATTTCCAGACCAGGGACATCCTCTACAGCTGGCCCTACCGCTTCCTGCGGCGCTTTGGCCGGGACAAG GTGACCTTCTCCTTCGAGGCCGGCCGCCGGTGCGCCTCCGGCGAGGGCAACTTCGAGTTTGAGACCCGGCAAGGCAACGAGATCTTCCAGGTGATCGAGTCGGCCATCGAggcgcagcggggccggggcaccGAGGAGCCGCGATGGGGCGGCCCTGGGGACGATGGCCCGCGGCCACGCGCCCAGGGCAAGGTGCCCAACTGGACGCAGGGCCACGAGGAGCCCGGCAGCGAGCCCCACGGTGGCGGTGGCACCGCCAAGTGCCTCTACAccgagccctgcagctccctctaCCGCGCTGCCCCCTCGGGCACCGGCAAGGCACCGgagaagggcaggaggcaggatgCTCCGGCCAAAGCGGTGGCCGAATCCGAATACGCCGTGCCCTTCGACACCATCGCCAAGTCCCTGATGGGCAGGCAGCTCGGCGGCCTCCTCCGCGGCCCCGAGGAGGCTCCGGACCCACTCTACGACAGCATCCACGAGGCGGGCGcgcagcccccgctgccccgcACCTCCGCCCCCAAACCCGAGCACATCTACGACGAGCCCGAGGGTCTGTGCGCCCACACCGTCTACGACGAGCCCGAGGAGGTGAAGGGGGAGGCGTGGAGGCTGCAGGCGGCCCCGGAGGAGCCCTCGGGCCACGAGTACCCCTACAACCCGCAGCGGGACGACTACGCCGTGCCCAAGCGAGCCGTCCCGCTCCGGCAACCCTTCGTGGCGCAGGGCAAGGAGTGGCTCGGGGACACCGAGTACGACAACGTGGTCCTCAAGTTTACCAAGAAAAGGAACCTGCAGTGA